From Rhineura floridana isolate rRhiFlo1 chromosome 12, rRhiFlo1.hap2, whole genome shotgun sequence:
CTGATATATGCTTctagataaataaatatcctcACACCCTAAGAGTATAGAGATGCCAAATGCATAAATTATCTTTCGCCCTGGCAAAAATTCTGAAGATTACCTAAATACCCTAATAACTAGTGTGGGCTCCAGGTTTTGTAAGACCTTTGAGCAAGATGCTTTCTGCCAAGGGGAGGTGCCCCTCCTCTTCTTTGCTGACGTCATTAACACTACCCATTTGCTGACCCCTCTTCCTCTGGGCCCAATCTACTTAGCCATCCAGAGGTAGAGGAGGAACTGAGTGGAGACTGCCGTTCCTTCTCTTTGCACTTGTCACTGCTTGCTCGCCCAGAGAGGGAAGGTAAATAGGCAGCAAGATTAAAAGAATGAACTGGGTTCTGGGGGTTAGCTGTGGCCCTTGGCAAGAGCCTGATAGTGCCAGACCCTGACGCTGTCCctgtttatacagtagggccccgctttacagtgcttcgctaatacagtggtctcaattagatgcaattaaactaaagccccactcatacagcgcttgttctgcttttacggcagttttcgggcatcgcatgccattctattcaatgggttccgctttacagcggttttcgctttacagcggggatcCAGAatataacccaccgtatgagtggggccctactgtaacccaTTTCTCCCATTGCTTTGTTCCTGAGGCCTCTTGCTTTGAAGGATTGCTTTGCAAGAGCAGTGGAACTGGGTGGCCGATAGCCTACCCCCTCCCATACTTCCTGCCCCTGCATTCTGACTCTAAACCCCGGTGTCATTCCCTCctccaaggccacattcacaccatatgtttattgcactttaaatagtcatggcttcccccagagaataatggacagtgtagtttgtgagagttgttaggagaccctttttcccctcacagagctacagttctcagaattctctgggaagagggactgacttgttaaaccactcagggaactgtggttctgtgaggagaacaggagtttcctaacaactctcagcacctttcacaaactacacttcccaggattctttgggggaagccatgactgtttaaagtggaataatagtggaataaatgtatggtgtgaatgtggccttcaaCACTTGTTTCCATCTCTGTCCAGGAGCATGCGAATCCAGTACAGGCCTGTGCTTCTGGCTTTAGCCTCCTTAGAGCCCAGAGGGTAAGTGGCAGTTTGCAAATGGGAGGCTGCTTTCCGTCTACTGCTCCGAAATGTGTCTGTGGAGTTGAGATTCTCCTTTCCaattttcctcctctcctccctccttcctcccccagcAACAGGCGCTCAGAGAAAAGGTCACAGTCCTGCCAAGTTATTCCTGGCCTAGACAGGCGGGAGAAGCCTCCTTGTTACTATTTTTAGCCAGTAGGCCCTAGCCAGAATGGAACATGGGCACTCTGGATCATCGTGAATGGCTGCCTGCAGTTGTCAGTCTGCTCCGAAGGGGGAACTGATTGGCCAGGAgggttgaagtgtgtgtgtgagagagcggtATAAATGATGTGAACATAGCCATTCTGACTGTGGGTGGCTCCAGGCAGGGTTTGGGCTTGACTTGCTGAGTGAGGTGTACGGCCTTCCTTTCTACCAGAACAATGCCAACCCACCGGCTCGTCATTGTGCGGCATGGTGAGAGCACCTGGAACCAGGAGAACCGTTTTTGTGGCTGGTTTGATGCTGAACTGAgcgagaaggggaaggaggaagctaAGCGGGGAGCCCAGGCTGTCAAGGATGCGGGCTACGAGTTCGATATCTGCTATACCTCGGTGCTGAAGAGAGCCATCCGTACCCTCTGGTACATTATGGATGGCATTGACCAGATGTGGCTGCCCGTGGTACGCACCTGGCGCCTGAATGAGCGCCACTATGGGGGCCTGACGGGCCTCAACAAGGCAGAGACAGCAGCCAAGCATGGGGAAGAGCAGGTCAAGATCTGGAGGCGCTCCTACGACATCCCACCACCCCCCATGGATGATAAGCACCCTtactatcaagtcatcagcaaggTCAGTGCTGGTATCACCTTGAACGGGAAATAGTTACCTGGGCATGGAACTTTGGATAGatagggtggtgtagtggttggagtgttgggcCAGGACTGGGGAAACCCAGcttcaaatcccccctcagccatgaaactcactgggtgatctcgGGTCAGTCACACTgtctctgtcagcctaacctacctcacagggtttatttattatttattattttatttgttacatttctaccccgactttcttttcatgatagaaacccaaggcggcttacatatggttcccaggtggtctcccatccaggcactgaccagacctgaccctgcttagctttgcTTAGCTTTatgggccttcagaccatagcctgggaccaacagctgggttgctgtgaggataaaatgggggaaggAGTGGGAGCCCTCCATGCTTCCCTGAGCTCCTTGCAGGGAAAGGGAATATAAATGTGACAACAAGATGGAGAGGAACAGTTCTGCCAGTCGCATGGTTGTTGATAGGCCAAACCCTGTAAGGATACTTTGAGTGTTGCCAAGGAGGGTTTTCAAGTGCAGAGAGCCCCTTCCACTCCATTTTAAAAGCCATGGTGACATGGGGCCTAAATGGACGTGGAGTGCTGTGTTGGAATCCCGGGACAGTGCAAAGTATAGCAGAAGAGAGAAAGTATGGATCAAAGGAGTGTGTATTTGGATTTTGCAGAGTAATGAAGGCAGAGCCCAGTGGCCCTCCGGCTGTtagtggactacaactctgaCCAGCAA
This genomic window contains:
- the PGAM2 gene encoding phosphoglycerate mutase 2, whose protein sequence is MPTHRLVIVRHGESTWNQENRFCGWFDAELSEKGKEEAKRGAQAVKDAGYEFDICYTSVLKRAIRTLWYIMDGIDQMWLPVVRTWRLNERHYGGLTGLNKAETAAKHGEEQVKIWRRSYDIPPPPMDDKHPYYQVISKERRYAGLKPGELPSCESLKDTIARALPFWNDEIAPQIKTGKRVLIAAHGNSLRGIVKHLEGMSDAAIMELNLPTGIPIVYELDDNLKPTKPMQFLGDEETVRKAMEAVAAQGKVKK